A section of the bacterium genome encodes:
- a CDS encoding DUF1572 domain-containing protein produces MSDATTLSRLFLEEARFHLLQQYLPWLRTCLAQLTEEDIWWRPNAGSNSAGNLILHLCGNVRQWVMHGLAGRPEVRARDAEFAASGPLPKAELLQQLEATLAEAEAVLQQLAAADLAQPRRIQGFDQTVLSAVFHVVEHFSYHTGQIIYLTKLRTGVDLKFWNL; encoded by the coding sequence ATGAGCGATGCCACCACCCTCTCCCGGCTTTTCCTGGAAGAAGCCCGCTTTCATCTGCTGCAACAATATTTGCCCTGGCTGCGCACCTGCCTGGCGCAATTGACCGAGGAAGACATTTGGTGGCGGCCCAACGCCGGCAGCAACAGCGCCGGCAATCTCATTCTGCATTTGTGCGGCAACGTGCGGCAATGGGTCATGCACGGCCTCGCCGGCCGGCCGGAGGTGCGCGCACGCGATGCCGAGTTTGCGGCCTCCGGCCCGCTGCCCAAAGCGGAATTGCTGCAGCAACTCGAGGCAACCCTGGCGGAAGCCGAGGCCGTGCTGCAGCAGCTCGCGGCGGCCGATCTGGCACAGCCGCGCCGCATCCAGGGCTTCGATCAAACCGTGCTGAGCGCGGTTTTCCACGTGGTCGAACACTTTTCCTATCACACCGGGCAAATTATCTATTTGACCAAGTTGCGCACCGGTGTGGATTTGAAGTTTTGGAATCTCTAG
- a CDS encoding phytase produces MSPLLRFSLWLLLGAGAVLQAQNIPANIAVAPKVTTTSVKNDADDPAIWVHPSQPFKSVIIGTDKSGSNSGLYVWDMNGKQLQFVPVEEPNNVDVRSGIRFGNRTVDVAVTNMRAQRQIKVFEINPADGTLSDLTTAAGIKTPELQTPYGLCLYRRNDGALFVFASSKDGSSRTNLHQYRLRPDGAGKVKGEYVRALGNGIIQDVVEGMAADDALGYLYAAEEGRAVRKFYADPASGKSEQITAFASDDGIDGDREGVAVYGCSDGTGYILISSQGNTTVKVYRREGENGDPHKHTLVTTIETKGSSETDGLDVTNRPTSAQFPQGLLVTHHSPGKQFNLYAWEDIARDYLTVCIAGAPATAVAEQDSRWPAALTLAQNFPNPFNPATQIRFHLAAPGRVNLVVFDLLGQRVRTLVSGERPAGDAWVQWDGRDEAGAPVASGTYLYQLRSGEQVLQRKLVLLR; encoded by the coding sequence ATGTCACCTCTCCTACGGTTTTCGCTCTGGTTGCTGCTCGGCGCGGGCGCTGTTCTGCAGGCCCAAAACATCCCCGCCAACATTGCAGTAGCGCCAAAAGTCACGACCACCTCGGTGAAAAACGATGCCGATGATCCGGCGATTTGGGTGCATCCCAGCCAGCCGTTCAAAAGCGTGATCATCGGCACGGACAAATCAGGCAGCAACTCTGGATTGTATGTGTGGGATATGAACGGCAAGCAATTGCAATTCGTGCCGGTCGAGGAGCCCAACAATGTCGATGTCCGCTCCGGCATTCGATTCGGCAATCGCACAGTGGACGTGGCGGTGACCAACATGCGGGCGCAACGCCAAATAAAGGTTTTCGAAATCAATCCCGCGGACGGCACATTGAGTGATTTGACCACCGCGGCCGGCATCAAAACGCCGGAGCTGCAAACGCCCTATGGCCTGTGCCTGTACCGTCGCAATGACGGCGCGCTCTTCGTATTCGCCAGCAGCAAAGACGGCAGCTCACGCACCAACCTGCATCAATATCGCCTGCGACCGGATGGCGCCGGCAAAGTCAAGGGCGAGTACGTACGCGCTCTCGGCAACGGCATCATTCAAGACGTGGTGGAGGGCATGGCGGCCGACGATGCGCTCGGCTATCTCTACGCCGCGGAGGAGGGCCGGGCGGTGCGCAAATTCTACGCTGACCCGGCCTCGGGAAAAAGTGAACAGATCACCGCCTTTGCCAGCGATGACGGCATTGACGGCGATCGCGAAGGCGTGGCCGTCTACGGCTGCAGCGACGGCACCGGTTACATTTTGATATCCAGCCAGGGCAATACCACGGTGAAAGTGTATCGCCGCGAAGGCGAGAACGGCGATCCTCATAAACACACGCTGGTGACCACCATCGAAACCAAAGGCTCGTCCGAGACCGACGGGCTGGACGTCACCAACCGCCCGACCTCCGCGCAATTTCCACAGGGGCTGCTCGTCACGCATCATTCGCCGGGCAAGCAGTTCAATCTCTACGCCTGGGAAGACATTGCCCGCGACTATTTGACGGTGTGCATCGCCGGCGCGCCCGCCACCGCAGTTGCCGAGCAGGATTCCCGCTGGCCGGCGGCACTCACCCTGGCGCAAAACTTTCCCAATCCCTTCAATCCCGCCACGCAAATCCGCTTTCACCTTGCCGCGCCCGGCCGCGTGAATCTGGTGGTGTTCGATCTGCTGGGGCAGCGTGTGCGCACGCTGGTCAGCGGCGAAAGGCCGGCAGGCGACGCTTGGGTGCAGTGGGATGGCCGCGACGAGGCCGGCGCACCGGTGGCCAGCGGCACCTATCTGTATCAACTGCGCAGCGGCGAACAGGTTTTGCAGCGCAAACTCGTCTTGTTGCGCTGA
- the nagB gene encoding glucosamine-6-phosphate deaminase: MLVHIKENYEELSATGAQIVAQLVRRKPDCVLGFATGGTPLGMYKELIRLHQYEGLDFSKVTTFNLDEYVGLPPEHDQSYHYFMWENLFKHINVDRRYVHLPMGMAQDVAAHCEWYEERIKKAGGIDLQILGIGANGHIAFNEPGSSLGSRTRIKTLTGTTREANARFFKTPDEVPKFAITMGVGTIMDAKQLLLLASGEGKANAIAATCEGALTAACPASIVQLHRYAFVIVDQAAASKLRMTYTD; the protein is encoded by the coding sequence ATGCTGGTCCACATCAAAGAGAACTATGAGGAACTCAGCGCCACCGGCGCGCAGATCGTCGCGCAGTTGGTGCGCCGGAAACCGGACTGCGTGCTCGGTTTCGCCACCGGCGGGACGCCGCTGGGCATGTACAAAGAACTGATTCGCCTGCACCAATACGAAGGCCTGGACTTCTCGAAGGTCACGACTTTCAATTTGGACGAGTATGTCGGCCTGCCGCCCGAGCATGACCAGAGCTATCACTATTTCATGTGGGAGAATCTGTTCAAGCACATCAACGTCGACCGGCGTTACGTGCACCTGCCGATGGGCATGGCGCAGGACGTGGCGGCGCACTGCGAATGGTATGAGGAGCGCATCAAAAAGGCGGGCGGGATCGATCTGCAAATTTTGGGGATCGGCGCGAACGGCCATATCGCGTTCAACGAGCCCGGCTCCTCGCTCGGCTCACGCACGCGCATCAAAACACTCACCGGCACGACGCGCGAAGCCAATGCGCGGTTCTTCAAAACGCCCGATGAAGTGCCGAAGTTCGCGATCACCATGGGCGTCGGCACCATCATGGATGCGAAACAGTTGCTCCTGCTCGCCAGCGGCGAAGGCAAAGCAAACGCGATTGCCGCCACTTGCGAGGGTGCCCTCACCGCCGCCTGCCCCGCCTCGATCGTGCAACTGCACCGTTATGCATTTGTGATCGTCGACCAAGCCGCAGCGTCAAAACTGCGAATGACCTACACGGACTGA
- the fumC gene encoding class II fumarate hydratase, with protein MNYRIETDSMGEIQVPADRYYGAQTARSLQHFKIGNERMPRELLWAFGILKKAAALVNHELGLLPAEKAGLIVQAAEEVIAGKLDDHFPLVVWQTGSGTQTNMNVNEVISNRAIEISGGKLGSKKPVHPNDDVNKAQSSNDTFPTAMHIAAVHEVQRRLLPMLTRLRDTLAVKAEAFKDVIKIGRTHLMDAVPLTLGQEFSGYVRQLEQGLRRVDAVLPDLYELALGGTAVGTGLNTHPEFAVKAAAKIAELTGYPFVSAANKFEALASHDALVMASGALKTIACALMKIANDIRWLASGPRSGIGEITIPENEPGSSIMPGKVNPTQSEAMTMVAAQVLGNDVTINLAGASGNFELNVFKPVIIYNLLQSVRLLADACASFEEHCAAGIAPNHRNLQKHLENSLMLVTALNPHIGYDNAAKIAKKAHQENKTLREAALELGLLTAAQFDAFVRPEKMLGPEA; from the coding sequence ATGAATTATCGCATTGAAACCGACAGCATGGGGGAAATACAAGTGCCGGCCGACCGGTACTACGGTGCGCAAACCGCGCGTTCGCTGCAGCACTTCAAGATCGGAAATGAGCGCATGCCGCGGGAATTGCTTTGGGCCTTCGGCATTCTCAAGAAGGCGGCCGCGCTGGTGAATCACGAGCTGGGCCTGCTGCCCGCGGAAAAGGCCGGGCTGATCGTGCAGGCCGCCGAGGAAGTCATCGCCGGCAAGCTCGACGATCATTTTCCGCTGGTGGTGTGGCAAACCGGCAGCGGCACGCAGACCAACATGAATGTGAATGAAGTCATCTCGAATCGTGCCATCGAAATCAGCGGCGGCAAGCTGGGCAGCAAGAAGCCGGTTCATCCCAACGATGACGTCAACAAGGCGCAATCGTCCAATGACACGTTTCCCACGGCGATGCACATTGCCGCCGTGCATGAGGTGCAGCGCCGGCTGCTGCCCATGCTCACGCGCTTGCGCGACACCCTGGCCGTCAAAGCGGAAGCGTTCAAAGACGTCATCAAGATCGGACGCACGCATTTGATGGATGCCGTGCCGCTGACCCTCGGCCAGGAATTTTCCGGCTACGTGCGCCAGCTCGAGCAGGGTCTGCGCCGCGTTGATGCCGTGCTGCCGGACTTGTACGAACTGGCGCTCGGCGGCACGGCGGTGGGCACCGGCTTGAACACCCACCCCGAATTTGCCGTGAAGGCCGCCGCCAAAATCGCGGAGTTGACCGGCTATCCTTTCGTGAGCGCCGCCAACAAATTCGAAGCGCTCGCCAGCCACGATGCGCTGGTGATGGCCAGCGGGGCGTTGAAAACCATCGCGTGTGCGCTGATGAAAATCGCCAACGACATTCGCTGGCTCGCCTCCGGCCCGCGCAGCGGCATCGGCGAAATCACGATTCCCGAAAACGAGCCGGGCAGCTCGATTATGCCGGGCAAGGTCAATCCCACGCAATCGGAGGCGATGACGATGGTAGCGGCGCAGGTTTTGGGCAATGATGTGACCATCAACCTTGCCGGTGCGTCCGGCAATTTCGAGTTGAACGTTTTCAAACCGGTGATCATCTACAATCTGTTGCAGTCCGTCCGGCTGCTGGCGGATGCCTGCGCGAGCTTCGAGGAACACTGCGCCGCCGGCATCGCACCGAACCACCGCAACCTGCAAAAGCATTTGGAAAACTCGCTGATGCTGGTCACCGCCCTCAACCCGCATATCGGCTACGACAATGCCGCCAAGATCGCGAAGAAGGCGCATCAAGAGAACAAGACGCTGCGCGAAGCCGCTCTCGAGCTGGGTCTGTTGACCGCCGCGCAGTTTGACGCATTCGTCCGCCCCGAAAAAATGCTGGGCCCGGAGGCGTGA